ACATAGTGAAACATTAAAGGAGAATATCTATGAATCAACGCCAATTATTATATTTTTTAGAAGTATATCACCTAAAAAGCATAAAAAAAGCTGCTACTAAACTAATTATCTCGCCTCAAGGCATTAGCAAAACTATTTTGGCTTTAGAGCAAGAGCTTGATATATCATTGTTCACGCGTACTAAAAACGGTCTTGAACCAACAAAACAAGCTATGGCCTTAAAACCACATGCCGAAAAAATTTTAGAAGAATTCTCTACTTTACAGGAAAAATCGTTCTTCACTCATACAAAAAAAGATTTTCTAAAAATTCTTTCTACGCCAGGGGTACTAGAATATTTAACTGCAAATTTTATAAAAGATTTTCAAACGGCCCACCCTAAAATATTGCTAAATTTCACTGAAACAACAGATAAAGCTGCTATCGCCGAATTAAACAACGGGGAAATAGATATGGCTATCCTCTCTGGCACTGTTGATACTACCATATTTTCTTGCCAATATCTTTTTAAGAATTATCATTGTTTCATTGTTAGTACAAAAAATCCACTTGCAAAAAAAGAAAAACTTTCTTTGCAAGATTTGAAAAATCAAGCCTTAATATTAAAAGGACGTGAACAGCCTTTTTATAATACTTATCAAAATCAGTTAATCAAAAACGGCATCCAGCCGAACATAATACTTGAAACAACCGTCAACTCCATAATTGCCGACATTGCAGAACAGAATCTAGCAATTGGCGGTTCACTTGACTATATCGCCTTCAAAAACAAACGCCCGCATACTGTAATTCTCCCAATGGATGACATTGATAATGTACATACAGTCTATCTTGCGGAAAAATACAATACCACTTTAAGTCCTCAATCACTTATTTTTAAAAATTTCTTATTAACTTGGCTCGAAAAACATCGTTCCAAATTATTTCATTGGAATATATTTACCCAATAACTTATCTCTTTATAACTTTATTGTAGTGACAGTTCCTTTATGCCAAGCTGTTTGTAAATATCAAAACGATCATATTTAGCACGCTTTTCAATAATTTTACCATCTTTAAATTGCAACCAGGTCATAAACCCCATCCGCAGATGTTTATTAGTTACTGTCATGCCGTGATACTTTTCGGTCTGCAAATCACCTTCAACAATAAGATATACTGCTACTCGATCACTTTCACCGATCATAAATTCAACTTCCATTTTAAAGTCGCCAAAGGGATCCATGTTAAGCCGTTCCAAATCTACAAATGATTTTGCACCAGACAAAACATTATCCACTTGCGGATAATAAACGAAGTCTCTATGGCACAGTTTTTCCACCTCATCATATTGTTTAGCTGCAATAGAATCATAAAACTTCTGCGCTATCTTTTTATTTTCTTCAACTGACATAAAAATCGTCCTCTCAAATCAATATTGTTATTTCTGTGGCCACATTTAATTTATACACCCAATCAATATCAACCAGCAAGCATATCTTTATATGATCAAAACAACTAAATAGTTGCGGCAGACCGTATGCAAACTTTCACTCCATCACAAACCGTTCCATTCACTATCACTAGTGTAAACATCTCCTTTTCTCAGCCTCAGAACTTCGTAACATTTCAATTGTTTCGGTTACGATCTTGCTTTCATGTATTTCGGCCGAAATTCATTGCTCGAAAACCTCTTTTCGGCTATAATGTACAAAAGTTAAACTTTGGCCGACAAAAAAAAGAGGGGGGTGATCTCATGAATTATATACATAGAGCAATGGAGCGTACTTTCCTTCGACTTAACAAGGAATTCCCAGCGTTGCTGCTTACCGGCCCAAGGCAGGTTGGCAAGACAACCATGCTAAAAAAACTAGCCGAAGAAGAGAACATCGGACGCGAGTATGTCACGCTGGACGATTTGACGGAGCGCCAGATGGCGAAGAATGATCCAAAGTTGTTCCTGCAAATTCATAAACCACCCGTTTTTATCGATGAGGTACAGTATGCACCGGAGCTGTTTACCTATATCAAAATACACGTTGATCAAAATCGACAGGCTGGCGACTTTTGGCTGACCGGTTCGCAGGTCTTCAAATTGATGGGTGGAATACAGGAATCGCTAGCCGGACGTGTCTGTCTGCTACATATGGCTCCCATGTCACAAGCGGAAATCTACGGTACTGCCACCGAGCCTTTTGTAGTCGATCTGGAACAATTGTCTCAGCGAATTAAGCGCCGCACTCCGGTTGATACGCCTGCACTATATGAGCGTATTTTCAAAGGCGGCATGCCCGCCCTTATCAGCGAACAGCACAGCGACTTTCGCGCAGTGTATTCCAGCTATATCAGCACCTATATCGACCGGGACGTAAAAGAGCTTTCTGGCTCTATCGATTCGCTCAAGTTTATGGATTTCATCACGGCAGCAGCCGCCCTGTGCAGTCAGATGCTTAACTACAAGACGATTGCTGACGCTGCTGGCATTGACCAGATTACCGCCAAAAACTGGCTGATGATTTTAGAAAAACTGGGGATCGTGTTTTATCTCCACCCTTATTCCAACAATATGCTGAAACGTATGGTAACGAAGCCCAAGCTTTATTTCTACGACTGCGGCTTGGTAGCCTACCTAACCAAATGGGGTAGCAGCGATACCCTGATGAACGGAGCCATGAGCGGTGCAATCCTCGAAAACTTTGTTGTCTCGGAGATTGTTAAGAGCTATCAGAATTGTGGCCGGGAAGCTTTTATTTACTACTACCGCGATAAAGACACTAAGGAAATTGATATTATCCTTGAAGACAGCGGCAAGCTATACCCTATGGAAATCAAAAAAACCGCCACTCCTCAACAGCAGCTTACTCGTGTGTTTGGCGTGATTGAAAAGGCCAGTTTAGAACGCGGCACAAGCGCCGTACTTTGTACAACTGATAGGCTGTCGGCATTTGACAGCCAAAATTTGATTGTTCCTATTTGGGGCATATAAGCTAAAAATCCTTTGGTCATTGCTCCGTCAATGATAAAAGGATTTTTTTCTACCACCAACTAACACCAATAGACAACAAAAAACCGAGACAAGGAAATTTCTTCCCGTCTCGGATGTCTTGTAAATGGCGGAGTGGGTGGAAACGCCACTATTACCAGAATAACAACTTATTGAACATGCGTTTATGTTAGGAATGCCAATTTTACATTTTCAGTTTTTTCTTTACATGAAGTAACGCTTGATCCAAGTCACTGATAAGTTCTTCTGCCTCCTCAATTCCCACTGACAACCTAACCTGACCTTCGGCAATACCAACTGCCGCTCGTTCCTCTTTAGTCATAGAGGCATGGCTCATTGAAGCCGAGTGTTGAATAAGAGAGTCAACATTGCCGAGAGAAGTGGCTAGACTAATTAAATTAACATTGTCTATTAACATGCGCCCTGCTTCAAAGCCTCCTCGAATGTTGAAACTCATCATCCCACCGAAATTTCTCATTTGCTTTTTAGCAATATCATAGCCTGGATGAGACCTTAATCCTGGGTATAATACTTTTTCAACCATATCATGATTATCTAAGAACTCAGCAATTTTTCTTGCATTAGCGCAATGCACGTCCATTCTGACACCTAACGTTTTAATTCCTTTAGACAGCGTCGCTGCATCTGATGGTGACATAATTCCACCCATCCATTTTAAAAAGTCATTATCCATGCTATGGATTAATTTCTTATTTCCAACGATCGCACCACCCAAAACGTCTCCATGACCGTTTAAGTATTTAGTTGTCGAATGTAAGACAATATCAGCCCCCAAAGACAGCGGCTGTTGCAAATACGGTGTTGCAAAAGTGTTGTCAATGAAGAGTAGCGCACCTCTTTCGTGTGCTATTTCAGCTGCCCTTTTAATATCTGTAACTCCTAAAATCGGATTACATGGAGTTTCAATATAAATGACTTTTGTATTCCCTTTAATGAATTTTTTAATATTTTCAACACTTTCGCCAATCGTTGGCACCATTGTAGCTTCAATACCAAAGCGTGGTAAAATCTTTTTAATAAATCCATGGGTTCCTCCATAAATTGTATCTGCAGCAACTAAATGATCACCTGCACTTAATACTGCAAGCAGAGCCGTAGTGATAGCCCCCATTCCTGATGCCGCTACTAAACAGGCTTCTGCATTTTCTAGAGAAGCGATTTTCTCTTGCACTGCATGTACTGTTGGATTTCCATACCTTGTATACGCATAAACATTTTCTCTGTCACCATATCCCGCAAGAATTGCTTCATCTGCATTTTTCATGACAAATGTTGATGTCCGATAAACTGGTGCAACATGGGCTCCAGTAGTAGGGTCTGGTTTACTTCCGACATGAATTGCTCTTGCATTGAAACTCAGCTCTTTTTGACTCATCATAACCCCTCCAAAAGATATTTACTCGCACAAACACAATGGCTACTCCTACTTTCAATCTACCTTTTTATAGTGTTCTATTAAGCAACATAAATTAACAGCTCTCCTTTTTTCGCATATTTAGTTTTGTGTTTTTGTTATATTCATGAAAAATCAATCAAAAAGTTTTGCACATTCGTTGACCGCGATGAATTTTATTCTTAAAGTCAGTATAATTAACTCAGAGTTATATTTGTTCCTTGAAAGGAGGAAAGTACTATGTCTCCACGGAAAGTGGTGAACACAGTTTCAACTGATTTGAGTTCTTCCAAAATTCTGTCCGGCCTTTTTTTAGCAGAGAGTGGCTATTTCACTAAAAGAAAGACGTTTCAAGAGATTCTAGAAACAACTCATGAAATGCGTCTTTATTACTTAGTAAGTGGAAAAGGAGTTATTCACCTAGCTGGAAAAACGCATACTATTCAACAACATGATGTATTCTTTCAGCCAAAGTTCACACCGCTGCAATTAACGATTAATTCTTCAGTTCCCGCCGAAATATGGTGGATTGACTTTTACGGGCCAGCAGTAGACAGTCTTATGAATAAATTGTCTATAACCAATACCCATCCCTTAATTAACGGCATCTGTGAACCACGTTTTTTCCAGGAACTAAAAACCATCGTGATACACTATGATTATTTATCTGCTGCCGATGAACTTCACATTGCCAGTGGATTAAACAAAATCTTCGCCCTCTTGCTTGAATCGTGTTCATCTTCGCAATGGATAGCGGTACCTCATGATAATGAAAACATTTTATATACAGGCCACTGGAAACCATGGCCAGCCCCTATTGGCGATGCACATGAAGAATATTATACGGCTATGCCTAAAGCATATGCTGAATACAATTTTTATGGCTCAGGTATTAAATGGCTTGGCACCGTGAATCACGATTGCGGTAAAGCAGATGTATTGATTGATGGAATCTACCAGACCACCGTAGATACATACAGTCCGGTGCGACTAACAAAACAATTACTTTATATAAACAGTAAATTGAACTATGGACACCATATAATCAAAATTTTTTGCACTGGCACTAAAAATGATAAGTCCATCAATTGCGATATTGTTATCGAAAGTTTTCAATACTTCTTGTCTTCCAGTTCTTTTGAAGGAAATGAAGGCGATTTGAATACAAGCACGCAGATGTGTCGAAAAGCTGTAGAACTTATGAGATCCAGTGCACATAACATGACTGTAGATAAGTTAGCAAAAACATTGGGAGTAAGTCGTTCTTATCTCACAGTAAAATTCACCAATGAAGTCGGAGTTTCACCCTCGCAATTTTTAATTCAGATCCGTATGGAAAATGCTAAAAAGCTTTTAGCCGAAACAGACATGAATGTCAGTCAAGTAGCAAGCACCTTAGGCTATACTGATGTCTTTTACTTTTCCCGTTTATTCCGAAAGCGAGAAAATCTTACGCCCACTCAATATAAGAAGTTAACTCACAAAAAATAATCCCCTGTTCTCAAACTATAAATTCTGCTTTTCTTGCAGTATAGCAACCGCTTAGAATATTCTCCATAGAGCGATTGCTGATGCCATAGGTATATGTTTTGCAGTAATTGATCCCATTAAGTCTTTTACGCACAAAATAGCCGTCTTCAATTGAAGATGGCTATTTCTGTGTATTATTTCATAACGGAAATTTGTCTATTATTTTTTAGCATTAACGTATTCAATCGCTTCTTTGCCTGTCATATGTTCAATGTCAATGGCAATGACATATGTTTGCGTGCATCCGTTTATTTCTTCTTGTTTTCCTTCTTCAGGCTGGTCGCCTGCATACTTTTCAACTAAAGCTTTTAAACCGTCTCGCCATTCATTCCCTTCTGCGATTCTTGCTTTGCCAAAAACAATTACGCTACGAAAATAAGTAGTGTACTTTTCACTTACTATCGTATCTTCATCGATTACTGAAAAAGACACCTTGGAATGCTTGTTAATCGAATCGATTTTATGTCCCGCTTTTGCTGAATGAAAATAAATTTTGCCATTGAAATAAACATAACTAACTGGAATGGCATAAGGATAATCTTCATCTCCTAAGCACGCTAAGACTCCATTTGTACACCGACCCAGCACAGCAATCGTGTCTTCCATAGATAACAATTGCTTCCCTCTTCTCATTGTTCTAAACACTTTTCGTTTCCTCCCTTTCATCATAGCCACTATTCGATTAGTTTTAGGCCAACAGCAGCACCAAGCACAACGGAAATAGAAATAATTCTTAATAAGCTTTTCGGTTCATCATATACAACCATCCCAAGTAGCGCTCCTCCAGAAGCACCAATCCCTGTCCACACCGCATAAGTAGTTCCCATAGATAATGTCTTCATCGTAAGTGATAGAAAGAAAAAGCTCAACCCAAAACTTATAATCAACAGCACTATTGCTTTTCTGTTGCGATCATGGTGCAGCTTATTAATCATCGCTACCCCTATCATCTCAAAGACACCTGCCAGTATTAACAGTAGCCAATCCATATCATCGCACCTGATTGCTTAGCATTTTAAGACTGATTACACCGCTTAACAGTAGTATGATCAACGCGAGCTTAGTCACAAAGAATGGCGCATCAAACAATATACTTTCTGCCAGTACGGTTCCCACTGTTCCAATTCCAACGAAAACAGCATATACCGTCCCAACAGCAAGATCACGTCCCGCCATAATCATCAGATAAAAACTGATGATTATGGCACATAATGTCCAGCCCCATTCCAATGCACTGCCTGCATGCTTCAACCCAATTACCCAAGCGACTTCAAAAAAAGCAGCGATAACAACCCTTAACCAAACCTTGTTCATATTGTTTTATCACCTCTATTAGCAAAGCACCAATTAAAAAAGCCCGAGAAAATAGGCTGTATATTACAGCTATTCTCCCGGGCTTTTCTCCCTCCGTGTTACAGTTCAAAGACTGTCGTTTTCTCTCGGACCAGACCAGCGAACTGCGGAACCCTAGAAAACTATTTATTGTATTGAATAGTATTATACTCAATTGTTTTACAAATTACAACGACAAGTTAAATATAGATAAAGAAAAACCGGAGCCTGGAAATTCATTCCCAGCCCCGGAACCATTGCTTGTGGCGGAGTGGGTGGGATTTGAACCCACGCACGAGTTACCCCGTCTAACGATTTAGCAAACCGTCCTCTTCAGCCACTTGAGTACCACTCCATATTGAATTGTATAGCCCGCGGAACGTTTTGGCGGAGGGGGTGGGATTCGAACCCACGGTCCCTTGCGGGATCACTGGTTTTCAAGACCAGCTCCTTAAACCACTCGGACACCCCTCCGTGCCCGGTAACACATTTATGATTATAGCAACATATCATCAAGTTGTCAACAAAACATACTATGTAAATTTTTATCAGCCGACCCCAAGTCCGGCGCGCTTGCGCAGGATCTGGCGCAGGTTCCCGTCAAAACGGAAGACCGGTATCCGGCTCAGTTCGAAATCGGGCGAATGTTTGATGCAGGTGCCTTCCTTGACCGTGAAGCCGGCATTGTAGCCGCAGCTCTTGCCGATCGCTATCGTCTCTTCGCTGTAGCTGCCGCGCGGATAGGCGATCGCCGAGACTTCCGCGCCGAGCAGGTCTTCGAGCGTCGCCTTCGACATCGTCAATTCGAGGCTCGCTTCCTCCGCCGACAGTTCGGCCAGCGCACGATGACTCACCGTATGCGAGCCGATCGACATCCCGTGTCTCGCCATCTCCTTGACCTGTTCCGGCGTCACCCGCTCCGGCTGTCCCAGCATGCCGGTGATGACGAAGAACGAGCCGACCATGCCGAACTGTTCCAGAATCGGGAACGCATGTTCATAATTGTCCTGATACCCGTCGTCAAACGTGATCAGGACCGGTTTTTCCGGTAATTCCACGTTTTTGTCGTCGATGAAGCGCATGAAATCCTGCAGCGTGATGCTGGTGTAGCCATCCGCCTTCAGCTGCTGCAAATCGTTCTTGAAACGCTGCAGCGAGACCGTCAGGTCGCTCGTTGTGAAACCGACGCGATGGTACGCCAAAACGGGCACCAGGCGTTCTCCCAAACCGCTGCTGGTTCCCAGAGTCATTAGCAATTGTGATCCGCTTACGGCCACCGCCGTGCTGACGCACATCTTCAAAAAGCGCCGCCTCGACAGCGTCATCTCGCCCCAATCCTGCTGCATCATCGCTACATCCATTCATTTCGTCATAATTCCGTAATAAATTCATTTTACCCTGTAGTACGTCCAAATGCAATAGAATCCTCGCGCGCTTCCGCCGCAGCGGCAGGCGCTAGAACCACAAAGCTGGCTGCAGATGTCCGCGCCGCTTTCTTTCGCCTTTTCCTCCGCCGCCAGACAGATCACGTCCTTTTTCTTTTCTTTGCTTTGCCGTCCCAATTGGCAGAACCATTGCCACAGCCTCATATCGCCTCACCTCACGCACACTCTTTCCTCCAGTATACGCAAGCGATAATTTTCCTGCCGTGACCCTGGTCACAACCGCGCGAAAAAGAGGTATAATAGTTCATAGGGATTATTTCCCAACAAAACATGGGGGCGATCATGATGAAAACCACGGAGCGGCATCGCGACGAAACTTTCGTTCGACAAATGTTTGCCGCCGTAGCTGATCGTTATGACCTGATGAACACCCTGTTGACACTGAATCTCGATGCGTATTGGCGAAGGCGCGCGGTCTTCCATTCCGGCCTGCAGCGCGGCCAGATCGCGCTCGACGTCTGCTGCGGTACCGGTAAGCTCACGCTGCAGTTGGCCCGCAAGGTGGGGCCGGAAGGATCGGTCGTCGGCGTCGACTTTTCGTCGGCGATGTTGGCGAGGGCGCAGGCGAATCTGCACGGCACGCCGTATCTGCCAGTCGTGCAGTATCTGGAAGCCAACGCGCTGCATCTGCCGTTTCCCGACCACCGTTTTCACTGCAGCACGATCGGTTTCGGTCTGCGCAACGTTTCCGACATCGCGCAGACGCTCAAGGAAATGATCCGCGTCACCAAACCGGGCGGCACGATTGTGATCCTGGAACTGGCCAAGCCGCGCCTGCCGATTTTGAAACAATGCTATCATCTCTACGCCAATTACTGGCTTCCCGCGATCGGCAACCTGGGCCCGCAGCGACATCGTCTCTACCAGATGGTGCCCGAGTCGCTGAAGACGCTGCCCGAACCGGAAGAGATCTGCCTGCTGCTGCGCAATCTCAATCTCAGCGCGGTTCGCTGCCGCCGTCTCAGCGGCGGATTGGTCGCCGTTTATACCGGTTATAAAGACCCTGCGCCTTTTTCTTCGGTGCGTACTGCGACGTAAAAAAAAGAAACCGATAAGATCGTAGCTCTTATCGGTTGAGACTCTCGACAAAACGAAATCAAGTGAGACGTTTTTACACGAAGAGTCGAAGAAGGGAAGGTCGGAAGAGATTTTAACTTCTTCCTTTCTTCTCGCCGGGCCGATAGGATCGGCCCGCTTCGCTTCTTCGTGTTATCGTTTTTTTAATCCTTCTATTCGTTCCTGTTATCGTATTCTGTTTTTTCAATTGTCTACACTCTGAAGCGATAAGATCGTGTGATCTTATCGCTTCTTTTTTATAAGCGGCTGGCAACTTCGTGCCAGTTTATGTTGCGGAAGAAAGCGTCCACGTACTCGTAGCGGTTAAAGCCGTAATCATCTTTGTAGGCATGTTCCCAGGCATCCATCACCAAGAGCGGACGGCCGTCAATATCGCTCAGTCCCTGATGCTCGTCCAGCCAGAGATTGTTCAGGTTGCCGCTGACATTGTCGCGGTACAGAATCGCCCAGCCAAGCCCCGGCATGTTCGCAGTCGTTTGAAAGTCCTTGCGCCAGGCCTCAAAACTGCCGAAGTGCTCCGATAAAAGCGCCGCAAGGGTCGTCCCTTTCGGCAACTGCCCGTCGCCGCCCAGATTCTTGAAATACAATTCATGGAGGCGGACCTGATCGGCGCCGCTGGCCAGATGGTGCTGCAAATTGCTGTAATTCGGCGTTTCCACCTGTCCGCGTTTGATCATGCCGGCTACGCTGGTGCGCACTTGATTCAGCTGCGCGATGTGCTTGCGGTAATACTCCAAATGTCCTTCCAATTGCGTGTCGCTAAGGCCTGTTAATGTCGTCGGGAATTCAAATTCTTTCGCTACATAAGTCATCGTGGCACCAACCTCCTTTTGTTTTCCTTGCACGTACGAGAGTCCTCTTTTGTCTTTGTTATAATGTAACTTTTATATATTTTTTCTCCTCATACGTCCAACACTGTTCCAATTATAACATCAAGTCTCTCTTTTTTCTCTAGCCAAGAGACGAAAATATTGTATACATGCACAAGCCCCCGCTCCCAGAGAAAAAGACTGTCGCAAAAGGCAGGAAAAATCGCCTTTTCACGACAGTCTTTTTTCTAGCCGCAGCGTACGACTTCTTGCGCAGCAAAGGCATAGACGTAGGTTTCTTTCACCGGCTTTTTAAGGATGCGGCTCACCGCTTCCGCATACAGCGAGAGCTGCAGCGCGTATTTTTCCCGCAGCGCCTGCGCGTCTTTGACCTGGTCGGTCTTATAATCGAGCAGCACCAGACCGTCCTCTTCGAAGAACAGTGCGTCAATCACGCCCTGAACAAAAATCGTCTCCGCCGGATCCTTCACTTCCGGATAAAAACGCTGCGCGGGCAAGACGATGCTGAACGGCAACTCGCGTTCGACCTGTTTTGCTGCGAGCAGACGGTGTCCGAGCGGCGAGGCGAAGAAGGCGGCGACGCTTGCGGCATCGACCTGCGCCGCCTGCTCTTCGCTGAGCAGCTGACGCAGCGTCATCTCTTCGAGCTGTGTGGCGATCACGTTCGCGTCAAGCTTTTCTTCCAGACGCAGGTTCTGCATCACGCTATGCATCATGATGCCGTATTCGACCGCGCTCATTTTTCGTACCGCCTGCACGAAGGCAGGCCGTTTGGCCACACTTTTCGCCTTGAAGAGTTTTTCGGCATCCGCCTGCTGTTCAAGATCATAGCGCCGCTTAATTTCGGTAACCGACAATTTCGCCGGTTTGTCAACGACAAGCGCCTGCGCATATTCCCAGTCCAGCGCCCGGGCCACCTCAGATTCAAAACCTCCGGGGCGCAGCGCCTGTCCCGCCTTGATCACCGCGATCTGGTCGATCCCGTCCGCCGCGTCGTCTCTTGCGTCCGCGAGGATCCGTTCGGGCAGTAAGACTTGCCAGTATTCATCGCTGAATGCTTTCAAGCCAAAGGCACGACGACTCAAAATGGGTCCGAGCCAGTCGAGAAAGCAGCCCGCCCCTGCCAGTACGCCGTCCGAAAGGAGTACGCCCGGCTGTCTGCCCTGTCGGCTCCAAAGATCGAGACGTTCCGCCAGCTTTTTCACGCTGCCGATCAGGATCAGCTTTTCCCGCGCCCGCGTCATCGCGACATAGAGAATTCTAAGCTCCTCTGCCTTGGTTTCGAGCACCAGTTTATGCGCAATCGCAAGACGCGCCAGATTGGTATATTTATAGCGCAGCTCCGGCTGCGTGACATAGGGCCCGACGCCCAGTTTCTTATGGCAGAGCATCGTTTGACGCGTATCCATCAGATTAAAGGATTTCCCCAGATCGGCAACGATCACGACCGGGAATTCAAGCCCTTTGCTCTTATGGATGCTCATGACGCGCACGACGTTCTCGCTTTCGCCAAGCGTCCTCGCCACCGCAAGATCTGCACCGCTTTCTTGCATGCGCTGAATGAAACGCAAAAAGCGAAACAGACCGCGAAAATTCGTCGTTTCATACTGCCTCGCCCGGTCGTAAAGGGCGCGCAGGTTCGCCTGCCGCAGCGCACCGCCCGGCATGCCCGCCACCACATCATAGTAGCCGGTGTCGCGATAGATCTGCCAGATCAGATCCGGTACACCCTGGCAGCGCGAGAGATTCCGCCAGGCATCGATGCGTGCGACCAGGTCATGCGCCCGTGCCCCGAGAACGTCATGCGGCGCTTTGCCCGCCTCAAGCAGCGCCGCCCATAATGGCTCGCCGGGTTTGAGCAGACGGATCGCCGCCAATTCTTCGGCCGTGAAGTTGGCCAGCGGCGAGCGCAGCACCGCTGCCAGCGCGATATCCTGGCGCGGGTTGTCGATCACATTGAGCAATGCGAGCATGATCTTTATCTCCGGTTCGGCAAAA
The Azotosporobacter soli DNA segment above includes these coding regions:
- a CDS encoding superoxide dismutase produces the protein MTYVAKEFEFPTTLTGLSDTQLEGHLEYYRKHIAQLNQVRTSVAGMIKRGQVETPNYSNLQHHLASGADQVRLHELYFKNLGGDGQLPKGTTLAALLSEHFGSFEAWRKDFQTTANMPGLGWAILYRDNVSGNLNNLWLDEHQGLSDIDGRPLLVMDAWEHAYKDDYGFNRYEYVDAFFRNINWHEVASRL